The Hydrogenobacter thermophilus TK-6 genome window below encodes:
- the hisG gene encoding ATP phosphoribosyltransferase, producing MSLTIALPKGRLFEESIRLLKEKGILSKDIQEGRKLLVESDGFSFLLVKPSDVPVYVENGVADLGIAGYDVLLEREPNLYVLLDLGIGLCRIVVAGREESKERYFKETYIKVATKYPNIAKKFFSERGVKSKIIYLSGSVELAPAIGLSDYILDIVQTGRTLRENKLVVIEEVATSTARLVCNKASYRNKRDRITGFFSKLM from the coding sequence TTGAGTCTGACTATAGCACTCCCCAAGGGTCGGCTGTTTGAAGAAAGCATAAGACTTCTAAAGGAAAAGGGTATTCTATCAAAAGACATTCAGGAGGGTAGAAAGCTACTTGTTGAGTCCGACGGGTTTAGCTTTCTCTTGGTCAAACCGTCAGATGTGCCTGTGTATGTAGAAAACGGCGTTGCAGACCTTGGCATAGCAGGCTACGATGTGCTGTTGGAGAGAGAACCTAACCTCTACGTACTGCTTGACCTTGGCATAGGTTTGTGCAGGATAGTGGTGGCAGGAAGGGAGGAGAGCAAAGAAAGGTACTTCAAAGAAACCTATATAAAGGTTGCTACCAAGTATCCCAACATAGCCAAAAAGTTCTTTTCAGAAAGGGGGGTAAAGAGCAAGATCATTTACCTTAGCGGTTCTGTGGAGCTGGCACCGGCTATAGGGCTTTCCGATTATATACTTGACATTGTCCAAACCGGCAGGACGCTCAGAGAAAACAAGCTGGTGGTTATAGAGGAAGTGGCAACTTCAACAGCAAGGCTTGTGTGCAACAAGGCAAGCTACAGAAACAAGAGGGACAGGATAACGGGATTCTTTAGCAAATTAATGTAG
- a CDS encoding DNA polymerase III subunit: MHHKAKKLLESMYKLGRVPSSLLFFGKEGVGKKTVAFDFAKALLCMKRTFPACNDCPSCFHMNEFSKKPVEELRVYSDTSTGRKVFLYLQGDHPDFIYLQPEKDEIKIDQIRGVIDFVNLRPALSPKKVVLVWPAEAMNPYSQNALLKTLEEPPEDTHFILVCNMLDRILPTIRSRSYTVEFEELSEEDIKKLTGIEDRVILSLSEGSITKAKELSQKSHIIDMAKKVLSGSVLDVYKLSTQLENLSYEDQKLFLHTLEAMLHKKMLENKENYEIYERLIDRTVLVSDNLKRGLKLSLFVFYLKILLSEVV, encoded by the coding sequence ATGCACCATAAAGCTAAGAAACTGCTTGAGAGTATGTACAAACTCGGAAGGGTGCCTTCTTCTCTCCTATTTTTTGGTAAAGAAGGCGTAGGTAAAAAGACGGTTGCTTTTGATTTTGCAAAGGCTCTTTTGTGTATGAAAAGGACTTTTCCTGCTTGCAATGATTGTCCTTCGTGCTTTCATATGAATGAGTTTAGCAAAAAGCCCGTTGAGGAGCTAAGGGTCTACTCGGATACATCCACCGGAAGGAAAGTTTTCCTCTACCTTCAGGGGGATCATCCTGATTTTATTTACCTTCAGCCAGAAAAGGACGAGATAAAGATAGACCAGATAAGGGGTGTTATAGACTTTGTTAATCTAAGACCTGCTTTGTCGCCAAAAAAGGTAGTGCTGGTTTGGCCTGCGGAAGCAATGAATCCCTACTCTCAGAATGCCCTTTTAAAAACGCTGGAAGAGCCTCCTGAAGATACTCATTTTATACTGGTGTGTAATATGCTAGACAGGATACTCCCCACAATAAGGTCTCGCAGTTATACAGTAGAGTTTGAAGAGCTTTCTGAGGAGGACATAAAAAAGCTCACAGGTATAGAGGATAGGGTTATACTCTCGCTGTCGGAAGGTAGCATCACAAAGGCTAAGGAGCTTTCGCAAAAGAGCCACATAATTGACATGGCTAAAAAAGTGCTTTCTGGCTCTGTGCTTGATGTTTATAAGCTATCAACTCAGTTAGAAAATCTAAGCTATGAGGACCAAAAGCTTTTTCTTCATACGCTTGAAGCTATGCTACATAAAAAAATGCTTGAAAATAAAGAAAATTACGAAATTTACGAAAGGTTGATTGACAGGACAGTCTTGGTGTCTGATAATTTAAAGAGAGGTTTGAAGTTGAGTCTTTTTGTTTTTTACTTGAAAATATTGCTATCGGAGGTAGTGTGA
- a CDS encoding phospholipase D family protein, giving the protein MLRLFFLLLFVILSCQKEKPATFESISVYFSPKGGAREAILRQINSAKESIDIAMFAFTSREIGQAVLDAHRRGVKIRIILDQKQAEEKFSRYPIFLQEGIPVKLLPVSGKKFVKGLMHNKFAIVDKQVVITGSYNWTASAEEINYENLLIIKSHELAKRYEEYFDSMWKKAGDGI; this is encoded by the coding sequence ATGCTAAGGCTCTTTTTCTTACTCCTTTTTGTGATCCTTTCGTGCCAAAAGGAGAAGCCTGCGACTTTTGAAAGCATAAGCGTTTACTTTTCTCCCAAGGGTGGTGCAAGGGAAGCCATCTTGAGGCAGATAAATAGTGCAAAAGAAAGCATAGACATTGCCATGTTTGCCTTCACTTCAAGGGAGATAGGTCAGGCGGTGCTGGACGCTCACAGGCGTGGGGTAAAGATTAGAATAATTTTGGACCAGAAGCAGGCGGAGGAAAAGTTTTCCAGGTATCCCATCTTCCTCCAAGAGGGTATCCCAGTTAAACTTCTGCCAGTATCTGGTAAAAAGTTCGTAAAGGGTCTTATGCATAATAAGTTTGCAATAGTGGACAAACAGGTGGTGATTACGGGGTCTTATAACTGGACTGCAAGTGCAGAGGAGATAAATTACGAAAACTTGCTCATAATTAAAAGCCATGAATTAGCTAAAAGATATGAAGAGTATTTTGATAGTATGTGGAAGAAAGCGGGCGACGGGATTTGA
- a CDS encoding CPBP family glutamic-type intramembrane protease, which produces MTGKVIGSFTKRYSEMLLYFVLIATLLSHRLLDFPDFSIVVLLSPLVFLENIFRWKNPWNLFILTFPICLLLGFDIKTLLNAFLSALAEEVFFRAYLMRRYGNITVSAMFALPHFLIYQNFVSLLTFFPSLLFGFLYKKTDSLIFVSLVHLYSNLLYNAWVIRLV; this is translated from the coding sequence ATGACAGGCAAGGTGATAGGATCGTTTACAAAAAGATACTCTGAGATGCTTCTTTACTTTGTGCTTATAGCAACTCTTTTATCCCACAGGCTTTTGGACTTTCCTGACTTCTCTATTGTAGTGCTTCTTTCACCACTTGTTTTTTTAGAAAACATCTTCAGATGGAAAAATCCGTGGAATCTTTTTATACTTACCTTTCCCATTTGCCTCCTTCTGGGGTTTGACATAAAAACGCTGCTTAATGCTTTCCTTTCTGCACTTGCGGAAGAGGTTTTTTTCAGAGCATACCTTATGCGCAGGTATGGAAATATAACAGTCTCTGCCATGTTTGCATTGCCCCACTTTTTGATATACCAAAACTTTGTATCCCTTCTTACTTTCTTTCCCTCTTTGCTTTTTGGCTTTCTTTATAAGAAAACTGATTCCTTGATTTTTGTAAGCCTTGTGCATCTTTACTCTAATTTACTTTATAATGCTTGGGTCATCAGACTGGTATAA
- a CDS encoding general secretion pathway protein GspK: MIVLLVLLLFISSVYYVLDTYSSVRQADLTVEQFYFKEQAYQIFMSALPVVIDSLKRDDPSVDSLQDRWAYPLSFKTQKGELSINIYDEERFLNLNYVDSGAYGKFFERLLRLLNIDPSYKDNLLAWEGKSNAHIDTDYPIKRGPLDSKEEIRWAGFKSEDLLGKTIGNEFYPGLLSLTTVYSSGKININTANSYILMALDPRIDQALASKIIERRNREPFKKVEDLLLVDGFTFDILYAIKNLVDVKSNYFHIVMDLRSGGYTSTFEVIYDRQGDRIVYKKIL; this comes from the coding sequence ATGATAGTGCTTTTAGTTCTTCTGCTTTTTATCTCTTCCGTTTATTATGTGCTGGACACATATAGCAGCGTAAGGCAGGCAGACCTTACAGTAGAGCAATTTTACTTCAAAGAGCAAGCTTATCAGATTTTTATGTCAGCTCTTCCCGTGGTTATTGATAGTCTCAAAAGAGATGACCCTTCCGTTGACAGTTTGCAAGATAGATGGGCGTATCCCCTTAGTTTCAAAACTCAGAAGGGAGAGCTGAGCATAAACATATACGACGAGGAGAGATTTCTCAACCTAAACTATGTGGACAGCGGAGCTTATGGAAAGTTTTTTGAGAGGCTTTTGAGACTACTTAACATAGACCCCTCTTACAAAGATAACCTTCTTGCGTGGGAAGGCAAAAGCAATGCTCACATAGATACTGACTATCCCATAAAGAGAGGACCTCTGGACTCAAAGGAAGAGATAAGGTGGGCAGGCTTTAAAAGTGAGGACCTTCTTGGTAAAACCATAGGAAATGAATTTTACCCCGGACTTTTGAGTCTCACCACCGTTTATTCCTCAGGGAAGATAAACATAAACACTGCCAACTCTTACATACTTATGGCTCTTGACCCAAGAATAGACCAGGCGCTGGCAAGCAAGATAATAGAAAGAAGAAACAGAGAACCCTTCAAAAAAGTAGAAGACCTCCTTCTGGTGGATGGCTTTACCTTTGACATACTCTACGCCATAAAAAACCTTGTGGATGTAAAAAGCAACTACTTTCACATAGTTATGGACCTAAGGTCCGGGGGATACACTTCTACCTTTGAGGTTATATATGACAGGCAAGGTGATAGGATCGTTTACAAAAAGATACTCTGA